A portion of the Candidatus Nitrosotenuis aquarius genome contains these proteins:
- a CDS encoding MTH1187 family thiamine-binding protein, translated as MVTAEISLYPVGTDSPSLSFYIARAVESIDSKIKHQTTPMGTILESDDIQDIFDATKTMTEIIHRLGVKRVEVILKIDSRTDKKQTADDKMKSLDRYLKGA; from the coding sequence TTGGTCACAGCAGAAATCAGTCTTTATCCAGTAGGTACAGATTCGCCCAGCCTCAGCTTTTACATAGCAAGGGCAGTCGAGTCAATCGACTCTAAAATAAAGCACCAAACCACGCCAATGGGCACAATACTGGAATCAGACGACATTCAAGATATCTTTGATGCAACAAAAACAATGACAGAGATAATCCACAGATTAGGAGTAAAGCGAGTAGAAGTAATCCTCAAGATTGATTCTAGGACAGACAAAAAGCAAACAGCCGATGATAAAATGAAATCCCTTGACAGGTATCTAAAAGGTGCGTAA
- a CDS encoding radical SAM protein yields the protein MLRDIIVDSKAIDRALAGEELSYNDGLELINSDNQFVVGATADLVRKKLVGNTVTFAASYYMNYTNLCAASCQMCAFYRKGDESDAYTLTPEQIEARVAAAKSMGATEVHIVGGFHPSLQLDYYENMMRIIKKNHPDLTIKAFTAAEIFFLSKLTKTSVKEILSRLKSAGLDSMPGGGAELFHPDIRNQIVRGKCSGQEWLDTIEQAHNLGIKSNVTMLYGHIEKPEHIIDHLIKVRELQKKTGGFITFIPLKFSLDNTELEQKHQVNHESSAIYDLKIIALARLMLAGHLNNISVYWVALGKKLAQVALSNGGSDLVGTAFSEEIYRAAGKPTHSSVMELATMVKEIGRAPAQRNTFFEVLRTF from the coding sequence ATGCTGCGCGACATTATTGTTGACTCAAAGGCAATAGATAGGGCACTTGCAGGGGAAGAGCTCTCATACAATGATGGATTGGAACTGATAAATTCTGATAACCAGTTTGTAGTGGGTGCAACAGCTGACCTGGTGAGAAAAAAACTAGTCGGCAATACTGTGACGTTTGCCGCATCATACTACATGAATTACACAAATCTCTGTGCAGCCAGCTGCCAGATGTGTGCATTTTATCGCAAGGGAGACGAATCTGATGCGTATACATTAACTCCTGAGCAAATAGAAGCACGAGTTGCCGCAGCAAAATCCATGGGTGCAACCGAGGTGCACATTGTTGGTGGATTCCATCCAAGCTTGCAGCTAGATTACTACGAAAATATGATGAGAATAATCAAAAAGAACCACCCGGACCTTACCATCAAGGCGTTCACTGCAGCCGAGATATTCTTCCTATCAAAACTTACCAAGACATCAGTCAAGGAGATACTGTCGCGCCTCAAGTCTGCAGGCCTTGATTCCATGCCTGGCGGCGGCGCAGAACTATTCCATCCTGATATAAGAAACCAAATTGTCAGAGGCAAGTGCTCAGGCCAAGAATGGCTTGACACAATAGAACAAGCTCACAACCTTGGAATCAAAAGCAATGTCACAATGCTGTACGGCCACATTGAAAAGCCAGAGCACATAATTGATCATCTCATCAAGGTGCGAGAACTGCAAAAAAAGACAGGTGGATTTATCACGTTTATCCCGCTAAAGTTCAGCCTAGATAACACCGAGCTGGAGCAAAAACACCAGGTAAATCACGAGTCATCAGCAATTTATGATTTGAAAATAATTGCACTGGCAAGACTGATGCTTGCAGGCCACCTAAACAACATCTCTGTGTACTGGGTTGCACTGGGAAAGAAGCTTGCCCAAGTGGCACTGTCCAATGGCGGAAGCGATCTGGTTGGAACTGCATTCTCTGAGGAGATTTATCGTGCAGCCGGCAAGCCGACTCATTCATCTGTAATGGAGCTTGCAACAATGGTCAAGGAAATCGGACGCGCGCCTGCCCAGCGAAACACATTCTTTGAGGTATTACGCACCTTTTAG